A region of the Gracilinanus agilis isolate LMUSP501 unplaced genomic scaffold, AgileGrace unplaced_scaffold56192, whole genome shotgun sequence genome:
GGGTACGGCCAGGCAGTTCCGCCAGGGGCTTGGGGTACCTGCCAACAGCTGCCACTGCGGCGGCACTGGGGCTGAAGTAAAGGCCAGGGGGAGGCGGCGGGGGGCTGAGGCTACTGAAGCGAGGCAGGCCAGCCAGGAGCCCAGCCGGGGAAGAGGCGGCTGCggctgcggcggcggcggcagcggcggccgCGGCTGAGGAagaggaggcagaggaggaggcagaggaggcagaagaggaggcagaagaggaggaagaagaggaggagccGGAGGGCGAGGCGGAGGGCAAAGAGGCCCCGGAGGTTAGGGGCATAGAGGGCCTGCTCAGGATGTCGTTGATGCCGTGCGGGGTGGCAGCCGAGAGCTGCTGGGGGGCGCTGCCCAGAGACGAGAGTCCCCCTGAGGTCGGGGGTTTGAGGCCGGCGGGGTTATGGGCACCCAAAGGTGGGGAGGGCGAGGAGGACGACGAAGACgacgaggaggaagaaggggaagaggaagccGGGGGCCCGGTCGGGAGCGGGGGATAGGCTGTCGGGTACAGTGGGGTCTTCATCTCAGCCATGCTGTGCAGGGCAGCCAGGGGTGGGCTGCTCAGCAGGAACGCGCTCTGCCGGGTGCCCTCCATAGGCCCCACAGCTAACATCCCACAGCCGAGCGCGGAGGCCGGACCCACAGGCTCACAGGGTAGCGAGGAGCCAAAAATCCAAGGGGCCCTATGGGCTCCGGGCTCCTTGGGGGaactggggctggggctgggggaggggctgGAGTCCCTCCTTCTTGAACAAGTCGGGTGGAGCTGATCCCGAAACTCCGAGGAGGGGAGGAAATAAAACCCCAGGCTGCTGTGTCCACCCCAAACTACGAAGGGCCCAGCAGTGCAGAAGGAGGGGGTAACcttacagaaagggaaaaatataatcaCTCTTCCTCAGAgtgatttttctctctgtctctctccttgtctgtctgtctgtctctgtctctttgtctgtctgtctgtctgcctgcctggctctctctctctgatttactttttttatttctttgcagaAAGAGGTGGAAGAGGAGGTTAGGGTTCAGGGTATTTTGGCCTGGCCGGAGATCCTCTCTTAGGTCTCTGGATTTCACGATTTTCTTCTTTCGGCAGACACCGAGCCTCAAAATTCGTTTCTTCTCATCTTCCTCTGGAGAGAGGCCAACAAAAACCTAGTTACCCCTAGTTTATAGCAAAG
Encoded here:
- the NKX6-1 gene encoding homeobox protein Nkx-6.1, which translates into the protein MLAVGPMEGTRQSAFLLSSPPLAALHSMAEMKTPLYPTAYPPLPTGPPASSSPSSSSSSSSSSSPSPPLGAHNPAGLKPPTSGGLSSLGSAPQQLSAATPHGINDILSRPSMPLTSGASLPSASPSGSSSSSSSSASSSASSASSSASSSSAAAAAAAAAAAAAASSPAGLLAGLPRFSSLSPPPPPPGLYFSPSAAAVAAVGRYPKPLAELPGRTPIFWPGVMQSPPWRDARLACTPHQSSILLDKDGKRKHTRPTFSGQQIFALEKTFEQTKYLAGPERARLAYSLGMTESQVK